From the genome of Paenibacillus sp. JQZ6Y-1, one region includes:
- the gntK gene encoding gluconokinase, producing the protein MKTTETLKSSQQPTGMRMIGVDIGTTSTKSVLFEENGTVITSANIGYPLHTPTPSTAEQDPDQILRAVMDTIANVMTQSGTSPEQILFVSFSSAMHSLIAVDEQGMPLTNCITWADNRSADYARRLKEEYNGHEIYLRTGTPIHPMSPLSKLMWMQEEQQDIFNAAHKFISIKEYVFFRLFGTYVIDHSIASCTGLLNLQQLDWDAEALKLAGVTPERLSTLVPTTHAVEGLHAEAALAMNLAISTPFIVGASDGVLSNLGVGAIDPGVVAVTIGTSGAIRTVVDKPLTDQKGRIFCYALTEDKWVIGGPVNNGGMLFRWVRDEFAASEVETAKRLGIDSYDVLTRIAEQVPAGSEGLLFHPYLTGERAPLWNPDARGSFIGLTMKHRKEHMIRSVLEGVIFNLYTVMLAMKEQIGHPAKIHATGGFARSPLWRQMMADIFDQDVVVPESIESSCLGAVVLGLYGTGRIDSLDIVNDMIGSTHAHTPKPEHTHVYHQLLPIYVSIFRSLEQQYSALAQFQSREYNR; encoded by the coding sequence ATGAAAACAACAGAGACATTGAAATCAAGTCAACAACCTACTGGTATGCGGATGATTGGTGTCGACATCGGCACGACAAGCACCAAGTCTGTACTATTTGAGGAAAATGGAACAGTAATCACATCGGCGAATATCGGCTATCCGCTGCATACGCCAACCCCATCGACAGCAGAGCAGGACCCGGATCAGATTTTGCGAGCGGTTATGGATACGATTGCGAACGTGATGACACAGAGCGGTACGTCACCAGAGCAGATTCTGTTCGTCTCGTTCAGCTCAGCGATGCACAGTCTGATCGCAGTGGATGAACAAGGCATGCCGCTGACGAACTGCATCACATGGGCGGACAACCGCAGCGCAGACTATGCGCGCCGATTAAAAGAAGAATACAACGGACACGAGATTTACCTGCGTACGGGTACGCCGATTCATCCGATGTCGCCACTATCCAAGCTGATGTGGATGCAGGAGGAGCAGCAGGATATTTTCAATGCCGCGCACAAATTCATCTCGATCAAGGAATATGTATTTTTCCGTCTATTCGGTACGTATGTGATTGATCATTCCATCGCTTCGTGTACCGGATTGCTGAATTTGCAGCAGCTGGATTGGGATGCCGAAGCACTGAAACTAGCAGGTGTAACGCCAGAGCGCCTATCGACGCTTGTCCCAACCACGCACGCTGTTGAAGGATTGCATGCCGAAGCAGCATTGGCGATGAATCTAGCGATATCCACTCCCTTTATCGTAGGCGCAAGTGATGGAGTACTGTCCAATCTGGGTGTAGGCGCTATTGATCCCGGTGTTGTAGCAGTGACAATTGGTACTAGCGGTGCAATTCGTACGGTGGTAGACAAGCCGCTGACCGATCAGAAAGGACGCATCTTCTGTTATGCACTAACCGAGGATAAATGGGTGATTGGTGGTCCGGTGAACAACGGCGGTATGCTGTTCCGCTGGGTACGTGACGAATTTGCCGCATCTGAGGTAGAGACGGCGAAGCGGCTTGGGATCGACTCGTATGATGTATTGACCCGCATTGCTGAACAAGTGCCAGCAGGCAGCGAAGGGCTGCTGTTCCACCCCTATCTGACCGGTGAGCGTGCGCCCCTATGGAATCCAGATGCACGAGGCTCCTTTATCGGGCTGACGATGAAGCATCGCAAGGAGCATATGATTCGCTCGGTGCTGGAAGGCGTTATTTTCAACCTGTATACGGTCATGCTGGCGATGAAGGAGCAGATTGGTCATCCGGCGAAGATTCATGCAACGGGTGGGTTTGCCCGTTCCCCGCTATGGCGTCAGATGATGGCGGATATTTTTGATCAGGATGTGGTGGTACCGGAAAGTATCGAAAGCTCCTGCCTTGGTGCGGTAGTGCTGGGATTGTATGGAACAGGACGTATCGACTCGCTGGATATTGTGAACGATATGATCGGCTCGACGCATGCTCATACGCCGAAGCCGGAGCATACGCATGTGTATCATCAATTGCTACCGATCTATGTATCTATCTTCCGCAGTCTGGAGCAGCAGTATAGTGCGCTAGCTCAATTTCAGAGTCGCGAGTATAACCGTTAA
- a CDS encoding GntP family permease, producing MDQLFGLSHNATLLVWTLIAIVFLIVLIAKFKWNPFVTLMISALMLGLLAGMEPQALIKSVTGGLGGTLGTIAIVIGLGTMLGKMMAESGGAEQIATTLIDRFGQKRVHWAMMLVGFIVGIPVFFEVGLILLIPIVFLVARKTGLSLLKIGIPILAGLSTVHGLVPPHPAPMIAIEAYNANLGRTILYSLIVGLPTAIIAGPIFGKFIGSRIDVQPPKELAEQFASSGERKLPGFGITLFTILLPVILMLMGSIASIVDPEGVNGFTHFAEFVGHEIIALLISAVFAFFSLGFARGFSKEDISKFTSECLAPTAGIILIIGGGGAFKQVLIDSGVGKAIADIASNSHINVILFAWLVAALIRVATGSATVAMTTAAGIVAPVLAVSTGVNVELVVLATGAGSLILSHVNDAGFWMIKEFFGMTVGQTLKSWTAMETILSVVGLAFIMILSVFV from the coding sequence TTGGATCAATTATTTGGACTCAGTCATAATGCAACACTGCTTGTCTGGACACTGATTGCGATTGTCTTTCTGATCGTATTGATTGCCAAATTCAAATGGAATCCGTTCGTTACGCTCATGATCTCCGCACTGATGCTCGGCTTGCTTGCCGGTATGGAGCCGCAGGCATTGATCAAGTCGGTAACTGGTGGGTTGGGCGGAACGCTCGGAACGATTGCGATTGTTATCGGTCTAGGTACCATGCTTGGTAAAATGATGGCGGAATCCGGTGGTGCGGAACAAATTGCCACCACACTGATCGACCGCTTTGGTCAGAAGCGCGTACACTGGGCGATGATGCTGGTCGGCTTTATCGTCGGGATTCCAGTCTTTTTTGAAGTCGGATTGATTCTGTTAATTCCGATTGTCTTTCTGGTTGCACGCAAAACGGGGCTGTCCCTGCTGAAGATCGGGATTCCGATTCTGGCAGGTTTGTCCACTGTGCACGGTCTAGTTCCGCCGCATCCGGCGCCTATGATTGCGATTGAAGCGTACAATGCCAATTTGGGACGTACGATCTTGTATTCTCTGATCGTCGGCTTGCCAACAGCGATTATTGCCGGACCGATCTTTGGTAAATTTATCGGTAGCCGCATTGACGTTCAGCCACCGAAGGAGCTTGCAGAGCAATTCGCATCCAGCGGTGAGCGTAAGCTGCCGGGCTTCGGTATTACGCTGTTTACGATTTTGCTGCCCGTTATTCTGATGCTGATGGGCTCCATTGCCAGCATCGTTGACCCTGAGGGTGTAAACGGGTTTACGCATTTTGCTGAATTTGTCGGTCATGAGATTATTGCACTGCTGATTTCGGCAGTATTCGCATTCTTCTCGCTTGGATTTGCTCGTGGATTTAGCAAAGAGGATATTTCCAAATTCACCAGTGAGTGTCTGGCGCCTACCGCTGGTATCATTCTGATCATCGGTGGTGGCGGCGCATTCAAGCAAGTACTGATTGATAGCGGTGTAGGTAAAGCGATTGCTGATATTGCCAGCAACAGTCATATCAATGTGATCCTGTTCGCTTGGCTCGTCGCTGCGCTGATTCGGGTAGCTACTGGTTCGGCAACGGTAGCGATGACGACGGCAGCAGGGATCGTCGCACCAGTTCTAGCGGTGAGCACGGGTGTCAATGTGGAGCTGGTTGTACTCGCAACAGGTGCAGGATCATTGATTCTGTCGCACGTTAACGATGCAGGCTTCTGGATGATCAAGGAGTTCTTCGGTATGACCGTGGGACAAACGCTGAAGTCGTGGACAGCGATGGAAACGATCCTGTCAGTGGTTGGACTAGCATTTATTATGATTTTGAGTGTATTTGTATAA